One genomic segment of Mesoterricola silvestris includes these proteins:
- a CDS encoding GNAT family N-acetyltransferase, with amino-acid sequence MILHLGPGSQAPGWIEDLDRLAFGDAWGPLDDTEHLWCVPAQAFARWRVVEAAGEAELLRIAVDPAYRRGGQGRALLAHCQAELERMGVTSLHLEVRVSNAPARALYEREGWVARGVRRGYYRDGEDAALYGREK; translated from the coding sequence GTGATCCTCCACCTGGGCCCCGGCTCCCAGGCGCCCGGCTGGATCGAGGACCTGGACCGGCTCGCCTTCGGCGACGCCTGGGGCCCCCTGGACGACACCGAGCACCTGTGGTGCGTCCCCGCCCAGGCCTTCGCCCGCTGGCGGGTGGTGGAGGCCGCCGGCGAAGCCGAACTCCTGCGCATCGCCGTGGACCCCGCCTACCGCCGGGGAGGCCAGGGAAGGGCCCTCCTGGCCCACTGCCAGGCCGAACTCGAGCGCATGGGCGTCACCTCCCTCCACCTGGAAGTGCGCGTCTCCAACGCCCCCGCCCGGGCCCTCTACGAACGCGAAGGCTGGGTGGCCCGGGGGGTGCGGCGGGGGTACTACCGGGACGGCGAGGATGCCGCGCTCTACGGGCGGGAGAAGTAG
- a CDS encoding heavy metal translocating P-type ATPase has translation MERLFKVEGMTCASCVRRVEKALGAVEGVSLVQVNLATEEVRMVFPGAPAKDPDIARALEARGYRMAPEEAPEADGSREALARVAVAWGCTLPLMAGMFHAFHLPWPAQAALAAVSAFGAGSGFFRRALRQALRLETSMDTLIALGASVTWAFALWESLQGSAHPPFESAAALSAFLLTGKFLEVKARHRATGSLEALVKLAPAVAFRLGEDGSEEEVPTRLVRPGDRLRVRPGSACPVDGTVLSGAAEVEEALLTGEPLPVAKGPGDAVIAGAMVHGGALEIQASSTGRDTWLARLARQVAQAQGSRAPAQELADRVSAVFVPAVLILAALTLAGWWWHTGALALAWRPAVTLLVIACPCALGLATPVASAAALGTAARNGLLVRDASAMEALARTTDLALDKTGTLTQGRPTLQRVQGDPDTLRLAASLERDSEHPVARGIREAAAGLELGVAADFRAHPGQGVEGVVEGRALRLGNPAFIGHAFEADPAGVTVGLAEGGTLLGVLVLADALRADAPATVAELSRQGLTLHLLSGDRPEPAEALGRALGIPDARGGCRPGDKAQAIRDLQARGAVVAFVGDGVNDGPALAQADAGISLPGLEAAQAAAPLNLLRDGLVPLLQARRLSLRTRAVIRQNLAWAFGYNLVLVPLAAFNLLDRFGGPMLAGAAMGLSSLTVVLNALRLRRA, from the coding sequence GTGGAGAGGCTGTTCAAGGTCGAGGGCATGACCTGCGCGAGCTGCGTGCGCAGGGTGGAGAAGGCGCTGGGCGCCGTGGAGGGCGTGTCCCTGGTGCAGGTGAACCTGGCCACGGAGGAGGTGCGCATGGTGTTCCCGGGCGCCCCCGCCAAGGATCCGGACATCGCCCGGGCCCTGGAGGCCCGGGGCTACCGCATGGCCCCGGAGGAGGCGCCGGAGGCGGACGGCTCCCGGGAGGCCCTGGCGCGGGTGGCGGTGGCCTGGGGCTGCACCTTGCCCCTCATGGCCGGCATGTTCCACGCCTTCCACCTGCCCTGGCCCGCGCAGGCGGCGCTGGCGGCGGTGTCGGCCTTCGGGGCGGGCAGCGGGTTCTTCCGGCGCGCCCTGCGCCAGGCGCTGCGGCTGGAGACCAGCATGGACACCCTCATCGCCCTGGGCGCCTCCGTGACCTGGGCCTTCGCGCTGTGGGAGAGCCTGCAGGGGTCGGCCCATCCCCCCTTCGAGAGCGCCGCGGCCCTTTCGGCCTTCCTGCTCACGGGCAAGTTCCTGGAGGTCAAGGCCCGCCACCGCGCCACGGGGAGCCTGGAGGCGCTGGTGAAGCTGGCGCCGGCGGTGGCCTTCCGCCTGGGGGAGGACGGCTCCGAGGAGGAGGTGCCCACCCGCCTCGTGCGGCCCGGGGATCGCCTGCGGGTGCGGCCGGGCTCGGCCTGCCCCGTGGACGGCACCGTGCTTTCCGGTGCGGCGGAGGTGGAGGAGGCGCTGCTCACGGGCGAACCCCTGCCCGTGGCCAAGGGCCCCGGGGACGCGGTGATCGCCGGGGCCATGGTCCACGGCGGCGCCCTGGAGATCCAGGCCTCCTCCACGGGGCGCGACACCTGGCTGGCGCGCCTGGCCCGGCAGGTGGCCCAGGCCCAGGGTTCCCGGGCGCCGGCCCAGGAACTGGCGGACCGGGTGTCGGCGGTGTTCGTGCCGGCGGTGCTCATCCTGGCGGCCCTCACCCTGGCGGGGTGGTGGTGGCACACCGGCGCCCTGGCCCTGGCCTGGCGCCCCGCGGTGACCCTGCTGGTCATCGCCTGCCCCTGCGCCCTGGGCCTGGCCACGCCGGTGGCCTCGGCCGCGGCCCTGGGCACCGCGGCCCGCAACGGCCTCCTGGTGCGCGACGCCTCGGCCATGGAGGCCCTGGCCCGCACCACGGACCTGGCCCTGGACAAGACCGGCACCCTCACCCAGGGCCGGCCCACCCTCCAGCGCGTCCAGGGGGACCCGGACACCCTGCGCCTCGCGGCGTCCCTGGAGCGGGATTCCGAACACCCCGTGGCCCGGGGCATCCGGGAGGCGGCGGCGGGCCTGGAACTGGGCGTGGCCGCCGATTTCCGCGCCCACCCCGGCCAGGGGGTGGAGGGCGTGGTGGAGGGCCGCGCCCTGCGCCTGGGCAACCCGGCCTTCATCGGGCACGCCTTCGAGGCCGACCCCGCGGGGGTCACCGTGGGCCTGGCGGAGGGGGGCACCCTCCTCGGGGTCCTGGTGCTGGCCGACGCCCTGCGCGCCGACGCCCCCGCCACCGTGGCGGAACTCAGCCGCCAGGGCCTCACCCTCCACCTGCTCAGCGGGGACCGCCCGGAACCCGCCGAGGCCCTGGGCCGCGCCCTGGGCATCCCCGACGCCCGGGGCGGATGCCGCCCCGGCGACAAGGCCCAGGCCATCCGGGATCTGCAGGCCCGGGGCGCGGTGGTGGCCTTCGTGGGCGACGGCGTGAACGACGGGCCCGCCCTGGCCCAGGCGGACGCGGGCATCAGCCTTCCCGGCCTGGAGGCCGCCCAGGCCGCCGCGCCGCTCAATCTCCTGCGCGACGGGCTGGTGCCCCTGCTCCAGGCCCGGCGCCTGAGCCTGCGCACCCGCGCGGTCATCCGCCAGAACCTGGCCTGGGCCTTCGGCTACAACCTCGTGCTGGTGCCCCTGGCGGCCTTCAACCTGCTGGACCGCTTCGGGGGCCCCATGCTGGCCGGAGCCGCCATGGGACTGAGTTCCCTCACGGTCGTCCTCAATGCCTTGCGCCTGCGCAGGGCCTGA
- a CDS encoding GNAT family N-acetyltransferase: protein MRRATESDIPEIVRITNLAYAVEAFCIRGQRIRPEEVAALMETGRFLVEPGGSGLRASVFLRPEGIRWYLGLLAVAPDCQGRGLGRKMVEEAGELCRAEGGRFLDITVVSLRKELFPFYEGLGFHAHDVMPFREPEKLLLPLHLVKCTKALVPAEEL, encoded by the coding sequence ATGCGAAGAGCCACGGAATCCGATATTCCCGAAATCGTCCGTATCACCAACCTGGCCTACGCCGTGGAGGCCTTCTGCATCCGGGGCCAGCGCATCCGCCCGGAGGAGGTGGCCGCCCTCATGGAGACCGGCCGTTTCCTCGTGGAACCCGGCGGTTCCGGCCTCAGGGCTTCGGTCTTCCTGCGCCCGGAGGGGATCCGCTGGTACCTGGGACTCCTGGCCGTGGCCCCCGACTGCCAGGGCCGGGGTCTGGGCCGGAAAATGGTGGAGGAGGCCGGCGAGCTCTGCCGGGCCGAGGGCGGCCGCTTCCTCGACATCACGGTGGTGAGCCTCCGGAAGGAACTGTTCCCGTTCTACGAGGGGCTGGGTTTCCATGCCCACGATGTGATGCCCTTCCGGGAACCGGAGAAGCTGCTGCTGCCACTTCATCTGGTGAAATGCACCAAGGCGCTGGTGCCTGCGGAGGAACTCTAG
- a CDS encoding TRASH domain-containing protein, with protein sequence MLPMLLTLAAVVAPAPAAKPATNTKCPVMGDKIDAKKSPKVVVRGQEYYICCNSCKAKLEKDPDKYLNKDGSPKNAK encoded by the coding sequence ATGCTGCCCATGCTGCTCACCCTCGCCGCCGTCGTGGCCCCCGCCCCCGCGGCGAAGCCCGCCACCAACACCAAGTGCCCCGTCATGGGCGACAAGATCGATGCGAAGAAGAGCCCCAAGGTAGTCGTGCGGGGGCAGGAATACTACATCTGCTGCAATTCCTGCAAGGCGAAGCTGGAGAAGGATCCGGACAAGTACCTCAACAAGGACGGCTCCCCCAAGAACGCGAAGTAG
- a CDS encoding metal-sensitive transcriptional regulator: protein MTEPCCGHGLRLEGSVREDARRRLLSVKGHVEGILRMLEDETVYCVDILKQVKAVDGALSKVGTLILQSHLKHHVVTAHERGDEDRIVEELMEILKYR from the coding sequence ATGACGGAGCCCTGCTGCGGCCACGGGCTGCGCCTGGAAGGTTCGGTGCGGGAGGATGCCCGGAGGCGCCTCCTGTCCGTGAAGGGCCACGTGGAGGGCATCCTGCGCATGCTGGAGGACGAGACCGTCTACTGCGTGGACATCCTCAAGCAGGTGAAGGCGGTGGACGGGGCCCTCTCCAAGGTGGGCACCCTGATCCTCCAGAGCCACCTCAAGCACCACGTGGTCACGGCCCACGAGCGCGGCGACGAGGACCGCATCGTGGAGGAGCTCATGGAAATCCTCAAGTACCGGTAG
- a CDS encoding MarR family winged helix-turn-helix transcriptional regulator produces MGSQPIPPLQPDARRVFDALRWIFRELRLAQDPKGKASGLSAAQAFVLHVLKDQGALSIGALAQATATDPSSVSVVVRKLQQKGLVGKAPSAGDRRRMEVALTAAGARAARSAPSPVQQALLERMGRLEAGDLRALADLLERVAPPVEDGHPAPMFFHEGAAGGRK; encoded by the coding sequence ATGGGATCCCAACCAATTCCCCCCCTTCAACCGGACGCGCGCCGGGTCTTCGATGCCCTGCGGTGGATCTTCCGGGAACTGCGCCTGGCCCAGGACCCCAAGGGGAAGGCCAGCGGCCTGAGCGCGGCCCAGGCCTTCGTGCTCCATGTGCTCAAGGACCAGGGGGCCCTCAGCATCGGCGCCCTGGCCCAGGCCACGGCCACGGACCCCAGTTCGGTGTCCGTGGTGGTGCGCAAGCTCCAGCAGAAGGGGCTGGTGGGCAAGGCCCCCAGCGCGGGGGACCGCCGGCGCATGGAGGTGGCCCTCACGGCCGCGGGGGCCCGGGCGGCGCGGTCGGCGCCCAGCCCGGTGCAGCAGGCCCTCCTGGAGCGCATGGGGCGGCTGGAGGCGGGGGATCTCCGCGCCCTGGCCGATCTCCTGGAACGGGTGGCGCCGCCCGTGGAGGACGGGCATCCGGCGCCCATGTTCTTCCACGAGGGCGCCGCGGGGGGGCGGAAATGA
- a CDS encoding NAD(P)/FAD-dependent oxidoreductase, whose amino-acid sequence MILENAEILIIGGGVAGLSTAYHLARAGRKGVVVVDREAVPGFYASGHNAGIARQLTGRAEHTALTLEGRGRLAEAGLLTPTGGYLLGADPGGVEALAREAEAFALPVARGEGAPFPGLQAREHLHIPSDGLIDTAALLEHCADGARAGGARVRYGCQVEGIRAEDGGFRVTTDQGELRARVLVNAAGGWAGDIGRMAGGLPIAFTPLRRHLVWSTAAVAPDRPYTWWADRPLYLRPESGGLLLCACEEQAVAPPPRGVQPANDATMLEGLAATLQELVPALGDAPVTRLWCGIRTFAPDRRFVLGPDPVQPNLFWVAGLGGHGMTSGLAVGAAAARGILEKESAGSLDPRRLFPH is encoded by the coding sequence ATGATCCTGGAAAATGCGGAGATCCTCATCATCGGCGGCGGCGTCGCCGGGCTTTCCACGGCCTATCACCTGGCCAGGGCCGGCCGGAAGGGGGTCGTCGTGGTGGACCGGGAGGCGGTGCCGGGCTTCTACGCCAGCGGCCACAACGCCGGCATCGCGCGCCAGCTCACGGGGCGGGCCGAGCACACCGCCCTCACCCTGGAGGGCCGCGGGCGCCTGGCCGAGGCCGGGCTCCTCACCCCCACCGGCGGCTACCTCCTGGGCGCCGACCCGGGCGGGGTGGAGGCCCTGGCCCGGGAGGCCGAAGCCTTCGCGCTGCCCGTGGCCCGGGGGGAGGGCGCCCCCTTTCCCGGACTCCAGGCCCGGGAACACCTGCACATCCCCTCCGACGGCCTCATCGACACCGCCGCCCTGCTGGAGCACTGCGCCGACGGGGCCCGGGCCGGCGGCGCCCGGGTGCGCTACGGGTGCCAGGTGGAGGGCATCCGCGCCGAGGACGGGGGCTTTCGCGTCACCACCGACCAGGGGGAGCTGCGCGCCCGCGTCCTGGTGAACGCCGCCGGGGGCTGGGCCGGCGACATCGGGCGCATGGCCGGGGGCCTCCCCATCGCATTCACCCCCCTGCGCCGCCACCTGGTGTGGAGCACCGCCGCCGTGGCCCCGGACCGGCCCTACACGTGGTGGGCGGACCGCCCCCTCTACCTGCGCCCGGAATCCGGGGGCCTGCTCCTGTGCGCCTGCGAGGAGCAGGCCGTGGCGCCCCCGCCCCGGGGGGTCCAGCCCGCCAACGACGCCACGATGCTGGAGGGCCTGGCCGCGACCCTCCAGGAACTGGTCCCGGCCCTGGGCGACGCCCCCGTGACCCGCCTCTGGTGCGGCATCCGCACCTTCGCCCCCGACCGCCGCTTCGTGCTGGGGCCCGATCCCGTCCAGCCCAACCTTTTCTGGGTGGCGGGCCTGGGCGGCCACGGCATGACCTCCGGCCTGGCGGTGGGCGCCGCCGCCGCCCGGGGGATCCTGGAAAAGGAATCCGCAGGTTCCCTGGATCCCCGGAGGCTATTCCCGCACTAA
- a CDS encoding sensor histidine kinase produces the protein MVKKPKRHPELTRLYVASGLSVLIWVIFMAYRLLSKQVEMGLDAPSRWSLLAVGMANVLAIGTLLFIVIRSIAKLYFERRSGILGARIRTRLVLAFLAVGIAPSLMLFAIGRTFIRKNVDRWFMPDTMEVIQDGHHVNEAYREQVRLRLNTAIARLTPEALHDPARERESTGFDLLARIPPQGVATVALAHGLVPPALADLREGIQTVAVPEGEWQVGIGPRGPAGDRVVAGVFLTRATLEGMIRLDKRYRESFQIHAGREVLETLPQRTLLFLTMLTLFIAVWTGLAIARTISEPVRALAKAAQRIGTGDLDVSLPEQGEDELAFLSQSFNAMTRDLRQSRSAIEAQAERIEGQRAYLGQLMEALPVGILSWQRDLELRTFNSVARRWLGVENWDLLEHGWAELSRQPSLGRLPELLAMVQAARRPHVEEIRIGGEGDGHPVRAIVIPLTGGGVLAVLEDLSALAQAEKRAAWQEVARRMAHEVKNPLTPIKLTTQRLQRRSREGRLDPQAVAEGAETILAEVASLTRLVDSFSQFAKLPVPHPTLLDAPDLVRQAIRLYEPTYPGIAFDLDLPAPLEVLWDADMVKRALINMVDNAIGALEGRGRIRVALVPQGPMVRLDVADDGPGVPEADRPNLFQPYFSTKQKGTGLGLAIVRRIAEDHHGEARYEPLERGSLFSLLLPIRA, from the coding sequence ATGGTGAAGAAGCCCAAGCGCCACCCCGAACTGACCCGCCTCTACGTCGCGTCGGGGCTCTCGGTGCTCATCTGGGTCATCTTCATGGCCTACCGCCTCCTGTCCAAGCAGGTGGAGATGGGCCTGGACGCCCCCAGCCGCTGGTCCCTGCTGGCCGTGGGCATGGCCAACGTGCTGGCCATCGGCACCCTCCTCTTCATCGTGATCCGCAGCATCGCCAAGCTGTACTTCGAGCGCCGCAGCGGCATCCTGGGGGCCCGCATCCGCACGCGCCTGGTGCTGGCCTTCCTGGCGGTGGGCATCGCCCCCAGCCTCATGCTCTTCGCCATCGGCCGCACCTTCATCCGCAAGAACGTGGACCGCTGGTTCATGCCCGACACCATGGAGGTCATCCAGGACGGCCACCACGTGAACGAGGCCTACCGGGAGCAGGTGCGCCTGCGCCTGAATACCGCCATCGCCCGCCTCACCCCCGAGGCCCTCCACGACCCCGCCCGGGAACGGGAGAGCACCGGCTTCGACCTGCTGGCCCGCATCCCCCCCCAGGGGGTGGCCACCGTGGCCCTGGCCCACGGCCTGGTGCCCCCGGCCCTGGCCGATCTGCGCGAAGGCATCCAGACCGTGGCCGTGCCCGAGGGGGAATGGCAGGTGGGCATCGGCCCCCGGGGGCCCGCCGGCGACCGGGTGGTGGCCGGGGTCTTCCTCACCCGCGCCACCCTGGAGGGCATGATCCGCCTGGACAAGCGCTACCGCGAATCCTTCCAGATCCACGCCGGCCGCGAGGTGCTGGAGACCCTGCCCCAGCGCACCCTGCTCTTCCTCACCATGCTCACCCTCTTCATCGCCGTGTGGACGGGCCTGGCCATCGCCCGCACCATCTCCGAGCCCGTGCGGGCCCTGGCCAAGGCCGCCCAGCGCATCGGCACCGGCGACCTGGACGTGTCCCTGCCCGAGCAGGGCGAGGACGAACTGGCCTTCCTGTCCCAGAGCTTCAACGCCATGACCCGCGACCTGCGCCAGTCCCGCTCCGCCATCGAAGCCCAGGCCGAGCGCATCGAGGGCCAGCGGGCCTACCTGGGCCAGCTCATGGAAGCCCTGCCCGTGGGCATCCTCAGCTGGCAGCGGGACCTGGAGCTGCGCACCTTCAATTCCGTGGCCCGGCGCTGGCTGGGCGTAGAGAACTGGGACCTGCTGGAGCACGGCTGGGCCGAGCTGTCCCGCCAGCCCAGCCTGGGGCGCCTTCCGGAGCTCCTGGCCATGGTCCAGGCCGCGCGCCGGCCCCACGTGGAGGAGATCCGCATCGGCGGCGAGGGCGACGGCCACCCCGTGCGCGCCATCGTCATTCCGCTGACCGGCGGCGGCGTCCTGGCCGTGCTGGAGGACCTCTCCGCCCTGGCCCAGGCCGAGAAGCGCGCCGCGTGGCAGGAGGTGGCCCGGCGCATGGCCCACGAGGTGAAGAACCCCCTCACCCCCATCAAGCTCACCACCCAGCGCCTGCAGCGCCGCAGCCGCGAGGGCCGCCTGGACCCCCAGGCGGTGGCCGAAGGCGCCGAGACCATCCTGGCCGAGGTGGCCAGCCTCACCCGCCTGGTGGACAGCTTCAGCCAGTTCGCCAAACTCCCCGTCCCCCACCCCACCCTCCTGGACGCCCCCGACCTGGTGCGCCAGGCCATCCGCCTTTACGAGCCCACCTACCCCGGCATCGCCTTCGACCTGGACCTCCCCGCCCCCCTGGAGGTCCTGTGGGACGCCGACATGGTCAAGCGCGCCCTCATCAACATGGTGGACAACGCCATCGGCGCCCTGGAGGGCCGGGGCCGCATCCGCGTGGCCCTGGTCCCCCAGGGCCCCATGGTCCGCCTGGACGTGGCCGACGACGGCCCCGGCGTCCCCGAAGCCGACCGCCCCAACCTCTTTCAGCCCTACTTCTCCACCAAGCAGAAGGGCACCGGCCTGGGCCTCGCCATCGTCCGCCGCATCGCCGAGGACCACCACGGCGAAGCCCGCTACGAACCCCTGGAGCGGGGCAGCCTCTTCAGCCTCCTGCTCCCCATCCGCGCCTAG
- a CDS encoding CopZ family metallochaperone: protein MIQLKIEGMTCGHCVMSVKQALAAVPGVQGAVDVDLASGRARVDGAPDPAALIAAVEEEGFSAAVAQ, encoded by the coding sequence ATGATCCAGTTGAAGATCGAAGGCATGACTTGCGGGCATTGCGTGATGAGCGTGAAGCAGGCGCTCGCCGCGGTACCGGGCGTGCAGGGGGCGGTGGACGTGGACCTGGCCTCGGGCCGGGCCCGGGTGGACGGGGCCCCGGATCCGGCGGCCCTCATCGCGGCGGTGGAGGAGGAAGGTTTCTCCGCCGCCGTGGCGCAGTGA
- a CDS encoding DNA methyltransferase, whose translation MGKAGRDFLDGFQEGARSEVACLGSTYPVLTREFWTSRQRQAHALHEVSYRACYKPQLPRLFIEGLTEPGDRVYDPFSGRGTTALEAALLGRRVAANDINPLSRILLEPRLAPPEPGAVEARLREIPLDCPEAPELGMFFHGDTEREIRSLRAWFQERERGGAFDALDGWIRMVATNRLTGHSPGFFSVYTLPPNQAVGPAQQVEINRKRGQVPAYRDTRALILRKTRQLVAGLTPEEHRRLRASDPRLLTGPAAAPGLEAGSVRLTVTSPPFLDVVQYQADNWLRCWFCGLDAAEVGRGITMARTVEAWSRAMAEVFGELHRVTAPGGHVAFEVGEVRKGTVRLEEVVLPLGAAAGFAIEGVLINQQAFTKTANIWGVSNNTHGTNSNRIALFRKA comes from the coding sequence ATGGGCAAGGCGGGGAGGGATTTCCTGGACGGTTTCCAGGAGGGCGCGAGGAGCGAGGTGGCGTGCCTGGGGTCCACGTACCCCGTGCTCACCCGGGAATTCTGGACGAGCCGCCAGCGCCAGGCCCACGCCCTCCACGAGGTGTCCTACCGGGCCTGCTACAAGCCGCAGTTGCCGCGGCTCTTCATCGAAGGGCTCACGGAGCCCGGGGACCGGGTCTACGATCCCTTCAGCGGCCGCGGCACCACGGCGCTGGAGGCCGCGCTCCTGGGGCGGCGGGTGGCCGCCAACGACATCAATCCCCTGTCCCGCATCCTGCTGGAGCCCCGCCTGGCCCCCCCGGAGCCCGGGGCGGTGGAGGCGCGGCTGCGGGAGATCCCCCTGGATTGCCCGGAGGCCCCGGAGCTGGGGATGTTCTTCCACGGGGACACGGAGCGTGAGATCCGCAGCCTGCGGGCCTGGTTCCAGGAGCGGGAGCGGGGCGGCGCCTTCGACGCGCTGGACGGGTGGATCCGCATGGTGGCCACCAACCGCCTCACGGGGCACAGCCCAGGGTTCTTCTCGGTGTACACGCTCCCCCCCAACCAGGCCGTGGGCCCGGCCCAGCAAGTGGAGATCAACCGCAAGCGGGGCCAGGTCCCCGCGTACCGGGACACCCGCGCCCTGATCCTGCGAAAGACCCGCCAGTTGGTGGCCGGCCTCACCCCCGAGGAGCACCGGCGCCTGCGGGCCAGCGATCCCCGCCTCCTCACGGGGCCCGCGGCGGCGCCGGGGCTGGAGGCGGGTTCGGTGCGCCTCACGGTCACGTCGCCCCCCTTCCTGGACGTGGTGCAGTACCAGGCCGACAACTGGCTCCGGTGCTGGTTCTGCGGACTGGACGCGGCGGAGGTGGGACGGGGCATCACCATGGCCCGCACCGTCGAGGCCTGGTCCCGGGCCATGGCCGAGGTCTTCGGGGAACTGCACCGCGTCACCGCCCCCGGGGGCCACGTGGCCTTCGAGGTGGGCGAGGTGCGCAAGGGCACGGTGCGCCTGGAGGAGGTGGTGCTGCCCCTGGGCGCGGCCGCGGGCTTCGCCATCGAAGGGGTGCTCATCAACCAGCAGGCCTTCACCAAGACCGCCAACATCTGGGGCGTCTCGAACAACACCCATGGCACCAACAGCAACCGCATCGCGCTGTTCCGGAAGGCCTGA
- a CDS encoding chloride channel protein — protein sequence MRDGIAVAPDLEGARLPRATAVVDARVALVSGVAVGLGLAAGFLAEGLVRLIALVTNLAFFHRLSTEFASPAGNHLGWALLPVPVAGGLLVGLMARYGSKAIRGHGIPEAMEQVLLNGSRIPARVTFLKPLSAAIAIGTGGPFGAEGPIIATGGALGSMVGQRLPMPAMERKTLLAAGAAAGMAATFGSPVAAVLLAVELLLFELRPRSVIPVALAAVTATGVRFALHGIRPIFPMVPLAPPNGLQLCVYIAVGALAGLASVGVTRALYVIEDGFERLPIHWMWWPALGGLVVGIAGMVAPRTLGVGYDNIEAILAGSLATKALLALCLAKFISWATALGSGTSGGTLAPLFTIGGALGALLGTLAAAVLPHAGVDPRMCALVGMAAIFAGAARCMLTSAVFAFEITLQPMGLMPLLGGCAAAYLLSALVMRHGIMTERLARRGVRVPAEYPADHLDQLLVRDHATRQVAAFGAGETVAAARRWLAEGHPGASHQGFPLVDAAGRPVGLIMGRDLLDPDLDPGQPLGKLVKRPVALAREDTSLREAADHMVREGVGRLPVVAPDGHLVGILTRSDLLDAHAQRLGDE from the coding sequence ATGAGGGACGGCATCGCCGTGGCGCCGGACCTGGAGGGGGCGCGCCTGCCCCGGGCCACGGCCGTGGTGGACGCGCGGGTGGCCCTGGTGAGCGGCGTGGCCGTGGGGCTGGGGCTGGCGGCGGGGTTCCTGGCGGAGGGGCTGGTGCGGCTCATCGCCCTGGTGACCAACCTGGCCTTCTTCCACCGTCTCTCCACGGAATTCGCGTCCCCCGCGGGCAATCACCTGGGGTGGGCCCTGCTGCCCGTGCCGGTGGCGGGGGGGCTCCTGGTGGGCCTCATGGCGCGCTACGGCTCCAAGGCCATCCGGGGCCACGGCATCCCGGAGGCCATGGAGCAGGTGCTGCTCAACGGCAGCCGCATCCCGGCGCGGGTGACCTTCCTGAAGCCGCTGTCGGCGGCCATCGCCATCGGCACGGGGGGCCCCTTCGGGGCGGAGGGCCCCATCATCGCCACGGGCGGGGCGCTGGGGTCCATGGTGGGCCAGCGGCTCCCCATGCCGGCCATGGAGCGCAAGACCCTGCTGGCGGCGGGGGCGGCCGCGGGCATGGCGGCGACCTTCGGATCCCCGGTGGCGGCGGTGCTGCTGGCGGTGGAGCTCCTGCTCTTCGAGCTGCGGCCCCGGTCGGTGATCCCGGTGGCCCTGGCGGCGGTGACGGCCACGGGGGTGCGCTTCGCCCTGCACGGCATCCGGCCCATCTTCCCCATGGTCCCCCTGGCCCCCCCCAACGGGCTGCAGCTCTGCGTCTACATCGCCGTGGGCGCCCTGGCGGGCCTAGCCTCGGTGGGGGTGACCCGGGCCCTCTACGTCATCGAGGACGGCTTCGAGCGGCTCCCCATCCACTGGATGTGGTGGCCGGCCCTGGGGGGCCTGGTGGTGGGCATCGCGGGCATGGTGGCGCCCCGGACCCTGGGGGTGGGCTACGACAACATCGAGGCGATCCTGGCCGGGAGCCTGGCCACGAAGGCCCTGCTGGCGCTGTGCCTGGCCAAGTTCATCTCCTGGGCCACGGCCCTGGGCAGCGGAACGTCGGGGGGCACGCTGGCGCCCCTCTTCACCATCGGCGGGGCCCTGGGGGCCCTGCTGGGGACCCTGGCCGCCGCGGTTCTGCCCCACGCGGGGGTGGATCCCCGCATGTGCGCGCTGGTGGGCATGGCGGCGATCTTCGCGGGGGCGGCGCGGTGCATGCTCACCTCCGCGGTGTTCGCCTTCGAGATCACCCTCCAGCCCATGGGCCTGATGCCGCTCCTGGGCGGGTGCGCCGCGGCCTACCTCCTTTCCGCCCTGGTGATGCGCCACGGCATCATGACCGAGCGACTGGCGCGCCGGGGCGTGCGGGTCCCCGCCGAATACCCCGCGGACCACCTGGACCAGCTCCTGGTGCGGGACCACGCCACCCGCCAGGTGGCCGCCTTCGGCGCCGGGGAGACGGTGGCCGCCGCGCGCCGCTGGCTCGCCGAAGGCCACCCCGGCGCCTCCCACCAGGGCTTCCCCCTGGTGGACGCCGCGGGCCGCCCCGTGGGCCTGATCATGGGCCGCGACCTCCTGGACCCGGACCTGGACCCCGGGCAGCCCCTGGGCAAGCTGGTCAAGCGCCCCGTGGCCCTGGCAAGGGAGGACACCTCCCTGCGTGAGGCCGCGGACCACATGGTGCGCGAGGGCGTGGGGCGCCTGCCGGTGGTGGCCCCGGATGGGCACCTCGTGGGCATCCTCACCCGCAGCGATCTCCTGGATGCCCATGCCCAGCGGCTGGGAGACGAGTGA